DNA from Armatimonadia bacterium:
CTTCCGGGGCTGATCAACTCCCACACCCATTTGGCGATGACGCTTTTCCGCGGCTTCGCGGACGACATGCCGCTGAAGCCGTGGCTGGAGGAGAAGATCTGGCCGACGGAGGCCAAGCTGGTAGCTGAGGATGTGTACTGGGGAACACGGCTAGGGGTACTGGAGTTGCTGCGTGGTGGCTGCACCTGCTTCAACGACATGTACCACTACTACCCGGAGGCCACGCAGGCCGCCGTCGACGGTGGCATCCGGGCCTGCCCGTCCGGCGTGTTGCTGGGCTTCCTCAGGGACGATGGCGACGTGGTCGCGAAGGCCGTTGACTTCGCCAGGGCCATACGAGCCGAGCACGGTGCGACGGTCCACCCGATGCTGGGGCCGCACGCGCCCTACACCTGCCCTAAGGAACTCCTGCAGGCAGTTGCGCAGGCCGCCGGCGAGAATGACCTCCCGGTGCACATCCATGTGGCCGAGACACAGCACGAGGTGCAGGAGTCGCTGGCCGCCACCGGGGCCACGCCGATCCAGTACCTCGAGCGGATCGGGCTGCTGGAGTGCCGAACCGTGGCTGCCCACTGCGTTTGGCTTGATGACCGGGATATTGACCTTGTGGTGGAGCGTCAGGTTGGCGTGGCGCACTGCCCGGCGAGTAATATGAAGCTGGCCAGCGGGTTCGCCAGGGCGCCGGAACTGCTCGCGGCGGGAGCCGTAGTCGGTCTGGGCACAGACGGCGCGGCCTCGAACAACAAGCTTGACCTGTTCAATGAGATGTACCTGGCCGCGACCGTCCACAAGGTCCGCGGAGGCGACCCCACGCTGGTGAAGGCCGGCGATGCGCTGACGATGGCGACCCGGAACGGTGCTCGCGCGCTCGCGATTGATGACCTGGTGGGGACTCTTGAGGCGGGGAAGCGGGCCGACCTGTGCCTGGTGGATCTGAGCAGCCCGCGCCTTCAGCCGGTGCACAACGTGGCTTCGCACATGGTCTATGCGGCTGAGGCCTCGGACGTGAGGATGACCGTCGTCAACGGTCGCATCGTCATGCGGGATGGGCAGTTCCCGGGCCAGGATGCCTGCGAAGTCTACGAGCAGTGTCGCGAACGAGCCCGCCGGCTTTGCGGCAACTGACCGCCGGGCCCTCTGTCGATCTCTGCAGTTCCCCTGTTCAGGCGCCGGGTTTTCCGGCGACCCTCACGTTTTTGCCCAGTTCCCGGAGTAGGGCCTCGGCCGTCGCCATGTCCCGCACCTGCGTCAGCAGTGCGACGTAGTTGGACTGGCGCATGACGTAAGTCCGCCCCAGACGCTGGTCGCGGACCGAGAAGGCGGCATCACCCAGGGCGCCGACTGCCGTGGGTGCCCCGGCCGTTGCTGTGAAGGCCTGCAGGGCAGCGTACACCCTTGCGGCAGCGGCCTGATCCGCCGTTTCGAAGAGGGCCAGTTGCATGCTGACCTCAAGGCTGCGGTCTGGGAGCCGGCGTCCGTAACTGGCCAGCAGCGCATTGCTAAGGGACGCCTGCCCCAAGACGTTTCGGCGCTGGAACTTCATGGACTCCATTACCAGGTCGCGCGTTGGCAGGAGCTTGAAACTGGAAGGTGGGGAAGGGGCTGCGGGCAGCTTCGCCGTGATCGCCTGGGCCAGCTCCAGCACAGCCGGTCGTGCGGTGTCCTTGAGTGTGGCGGGAACGATTCGCAGGTAGACGGTCCCGCGCCAGAGGTGCAACTGGTTCGCACGCCAGAACACTGAGAGACTGGTCTGGCCCGGAAGAGGGATGATGTCGGGCGTCAGGTTCGGGTCACGATCCTGGGAGAAGGCACCGAAGGCGTCGAGAGGCGTGTCGTAGCAGTAGAAGTCGGCCGCCAGGGTGGTCCCGGTGCGCTTGTCCGTGAAGACCGAAGCAACCGCCCACTGGAAGTTGTAGGCGAAGTGCCGGTCGGCCTCGCCGTCGATGTACTCCCCGAGGTTCTGCTGGGTGTAAGTCGGAAGGTCGGGCTTTAGCGTAAAGGAGACCAACTCGGCCGCGGCCTGGCGCAGAAGTGCGTTCGCCGCCGCAGGAGTGGGCCAGTCCTGTGCCCATGCGTGACCGGCGACAAGCAGGCACAAACACAGGCCTGCCAGGTTTGCCTGGAGTAGCCTCATCCCGACTCATCTCCTCGACCCGTCACGAGCTTACGATGCTCCGCAGTTGCTAGGGCTCGTCGATATGCTGCTGCGGCAGGTGCTGCTCAGACCACACCAGCAGCCGTGACATAGCCAGGCAGACCTGCCACCTGGGCATGGGCTTGTCGAGATGCATCTTGCCGTCCGGGTACCCGATCATCAGGTCCTCGGCCCGGAGCACCTCAGCGGCCTGGGTGTAGAGGTATTCCATATCGCTCATCGGGTGGCGCAGGTATCCTTCGCCCTTGACCGCGCGGAAGAGGTTAGTGAACATCCACGCAAACTGCGCCCGCGTCAGCGGCTTGTCCCCACAGAAACGCGTATCCGGCGGGCCGGGGTAGATTCCGCTGGCCACCAGGACGCGGGTCGCGTCCTCGGCCCAGTGTTGCCAGGGCACGTCGGGTGGCCGGCGCTCCTCGACCGGTAGCGGAAGGTGGAAGAACCACACGAGCCGGCTCACCACTGCAGCCCACTCGTAGCGGGTGCAGGTCTGTTCGGGCCGGACGTTGAAGTCCTCATAGCCGACGATGAGCCGGCGCACCATCTCGTTCGTCATTGCCTCAGTGTACAGCGGCCGCCAGGCCGGTTCCGGCCAGTCGGGGTCCTGTGCCTGGCAAACCACCGGCACAAGGAGCAGAAGCACAAGTAGCGTCGCCCAGACGCGCATGAGTGTGCCCTCCCAGGTTGCGATGATAGCTGCGACATGCGTACTGGATTATAATGCCCCGCGGCGCGGCATGCAAACCTATTTGTGTACATTCACGGGCGAAGCACTACACGAATCGCCCCGGTCTTGAGCCAAGGTTGCGCCTCGCGGTCGGTGATGAAGTCGCCCTCATCTGGCGCGAAGGACCAGATAGAGCCCCCAGCCGCCGAAGATCACGTTCTGAGCCCAGGCGGCAACGGCGGGCGGCAGGTCACCGACAAGCCCGAAGGCGAGACCCCACGAACGGACGCCATTGTAGAGGAACACGATCAGGATCGACAGGACGATCCCCACGAAGCTGCCCAGGTGTGCGTAGCGCATCCCCAGGGGAGCGGCCACCAGCACAAAGATCAGGCACGCCAGCGGAATCGAGTACTTGAACTGCATGCGCACCTTGAGCCGCTGGGCGTCAATGCCTCCGGTTTCGAGGACCACGGACGCCTGCTCCAGTTCACGAGCGCTCATCTCGAACTCGCTGCGTT
Protein-coding regions in this window:
- a CDS encoding DUF6599 family protein; amino-acid sequence: MRLLQANLAGLCLCLLVAGHAWAQDWPTPAAANALLRQAAAELVSFTLKPDLPTYTQQNLGEYIDGEADRHFAYNFQWAVASVFTDKRTGTTLAADFYCYDTPLDAFGAFSQDRDPNLTPDIIPLPGQTSLSVFWRANQLHLWRGTVYLRIVPATLKDTARPAVLELAQAITAKLPAAPSPPSSFKLLPTRDLVMESMKFQRRNVLGQASLSNALLASYGRRLPDRSLEVSMQLALFETADQAAAARVYAALQAFTATAGAPTAVGALGDAAFSVRDQRLGRTYVMRQSNYVALLTQVRDMATAEALLRELGKNVRVAGKPGA
- a CDS encoding S-layer homology domain-containing protein gives rise to the protein MRVWATLLVLLLLVPVVCQAQDPDWPEPAWRPLYTEAMTNEMVRRLIVGYEDFNVRPEQTCTRYEWAAVVSRLVWFFHLPLPVEERRPPDVPWQHWAEDATRVLVASGIYPGPPDTRFCGDKPLTRAQFAWMFTNLFRAVKGEGYLRHPMSDMEYLYTQAAEVLRAEDLMIGYPDGKMHLDKPMPRWQVCLAMSRLLVWSEQHLPQQHIDEP
- a CDS encoding amidohydrolase; the encoded protein is MSVTRLEHATLLPMTPGSSPITDGTLQWTDSTLTYVGPDSTAPAEPADEVIDGSGCVALPGLINSHTHLAMTLFRGFADDMPLKPWLEEKIWPTEAKLVAEDVYWGTRLGVLELLRGGCTCFNDMYHYYPEATQAAVDGGIRACPSGVLLGFLRDDGDVVAKAVDFARAIRAEHGATVHPMLGPHAPYTCPKELLQAVAQAAGENDLPVHIHVAETQHEVQESLAATGATPIQYLERIGLLECRTVAAHCVWLDDRDIDLVVERQVGVAHCPASNMKLASGFARAPELLAAGAVVGLGTDGAASNNKLDLFNEMYLAATVHKVRGGDPTLVKAGDALTMATRNGARALAIDDLVGTLEAGKRADLCLVDLSSPRLQPVHNVASHMVYAAEASDVRMTVVNGRIVMRDGQFPGQDACEVYEQCRERARRLCGN